The window ATACTCTTCGATATCCAGACTTTGTGATATTGTAGGAGACTAtgaaagaaacagaagagaaaagaaggctaAGGCCTGCCGGAACGACATCCGGGACGGCATGATGGCGCTAAGACTAGGAGTTGTCAGGGAAGCTCAGCCCGCGCTGCTTCATCTAAGATGGTTCGATTTACGTAGGTCGTGTCACATTGCCTTGAACATTTGCTTGATGCGGATATTGCTCCCTTCACCCCCCTAGGTACTGAGGTGAGAGATGATATGGACGGTATACGGTGAGTCGTGATGGTGCTTGTGGCACCACTTCAGCTCGACCGGTAGGTAGCTTctagtcttcttcttgctatTCATCCCTTGACAAAGACAGGGGATCGTTTAGCGTCGTTGGACTAGAGTTTTTTAGAGTTCCGCCTAATCTTGATTGCTTGTTTTCCTTGGCGATATTAGTCTAGTGTTTTTCTTACCAAGTTCCTAGGCAGAGCAGTCTCAAAAATCTCTGGCTGTTTCGCCCAAAAAGAAGTCGCTTAAGAATGTAGCTCGGCTGACTTGTCACATTGTGTTGGAAAGCCAGGAGTTTTTAAAcggggggggcgtgtggaCATTTTTCAAGGACATTTTCGATTGCTGTTCGTGCACGGACGGATGCTACATTGGAAAATGTTTCTGGAGAATCTAAGATTTGGGCCTCGGCTCTTTTTCGTACGATGCTGTGATGCtccctcatcttcttttgttcGTTgatcacttttttttttttttttcggcggGACCCAGGGCCACGGCACGGGGTAGAATGTCACTTTGCGAAAGGGTTTCTACCATAGTAGAACCGACATgtcatattttttttcttactatATTTCCAAGGGGTGAAAGGAtcatgctttttttcttggagTTGGACAAGGGATCGTATAAAGGTGGCGAGATGTTAAATGAGTGTTTTTTGTTTGGGGCGATGCTGGTAGTACgccggagatgaagagccgTATTGGGACGGTTTCGGGCTTTTTGGGAATGGGTGAGTTACCCTGGAATTGGGATGGGATTTTGGCTGGCTTGAAAGGCATGAAGTGCGAGTTGAAATCGTCATCATATTGGAATTGTATACTGGTATATATTCTGATGAGAATTTGTTGCATGTCCATGTTGCTGCTAGATGGATTTTTCAGAGAGTACACTTCTTTTGGCATGTCTGCTACTCTCGAGTTCACTAAAAAGGTCTTGAAAGCCAATACTGTGTGCATATAGCTTTCCAGACCACTCCCAATAAGCCAACCTATCTTATCATACACCATGAATTGTTTTCAGAGAATCTAGTTCAAAAACTCTGTAGACTGAATTTTAGATGGCTCAATGTAGTCCAAAGTTGATTCCCACGGTTGGCGTTTCTCTGGCTAGGTCCAATCCGCTAACAGGGATAGCTCCAAAAGCTCTCCCCACGTTTTCAACGCCAGCTCAACAACATTCTCACCTCATCGCCGCGACGCAATAAGAAACAAAACGCATTCATTACATCACGGCCGTCTATTTCTCAGATTAAAAATACTGCCGTCATATACTTCTACAATGGCGCAGCAAAAAGCCTTGCGAGACTGGCTGTACCTCTTCATCATTGGGACTCAGCTCTTTGGCATGCTCGGTAAGAATCTCATCGTcgtatatatacatacaagCTCTCTATTACTCACAAATTCAAATTCAATGCTCAGCTCTCGATCTCGTAGCCTTTTACCCGAAATCTCTCTACCAATCCCCTTCATCCCCCCTGcacttcctcctctctctccgcAAATTCTACGTCTCCTCCACCGGCGACCCCTTCTTCGCCCACGACTCCCACCAGCCCTGGTTCCAAATCTTCCTCTACATCGAGGGCCTCGTCCAACTCCCGCTGGCAGCGTATCTCGTCTCCCAGCTGGCTTCGAAAAGAGCCACATCGGGACCTGCTGAGCTGGCCGGACTGGCGTTTGGATCCGTCACGTTTATGGGGGCTGCGGCGTGCTGTTTCGAGTTGCTTCACATGGGCGCCGATATGGTgagcgaggagaagaaggcgtcGCTGCTGTACGGGACATATCTCCCGTTTGCTGTCATCCGTAAGTTTTCCACGTTtacattcttcttctgctttggaATATGCTTTCACGTTGGCTGACGGGGTGTAGCTGCGCTGTTGGCTGTGGACATGTATCTGCGGCTACTGCCTCGGGTTCGAGAGTCTGGTGCAAAGGCAAAAACTCTGTAAATGTGGGTTTGAAAAGGTAAAAGCGAAGGATATCAGTTTGGATATTGTATTTTGCGAGTTTTGAATCAAAGAATTGCATTGTTATAGCCTAAGAATATTACAATGTGTAGAACCAACCGCCCCGAGAGCTCAGCATAGATACGCAGATGCTCCTTTTAATACATGACCGCCCACCCAAACTCCAGTCTCCATCATACAAAAACAACGCAAACGCATCCATTTGCATTCGTACACGGCcttgagaaaaagaaaagctccCGCCTAGTCCTTTCTTTTCGAGTATCCCCATCCATTACCCACTCCATACCCCAGCGGCGTCGCTCCGCCCATGGACCTCCCCTTGAGTCTGCGCGGCAGAACCACTCCCAGAGTATACATGCCGGCCACCAAAAGGCCGGCAATAAACGAGACGAGGCTGTAGAAGACGGTGCTCGCATATACATGCCCGCCCAGGCCCTGCCACTCCACGCGCCCCTCCGTCTTGGGCAGCATCGGCGTCGGGAACCAGCGCACGGAGAAGCTAAACGGCAAGGGGTCGCCAatgatgagcttcttggtGAAGGACCCGGCCATGTGGCTCATCGGGCTGGTGCTGTAGGAGACGGCCGAGTCGAGCACGCCGCTGTCGTGGTTGTGCATGTGGTGCTTGGGCATGCTGTGCAGCAGCACGTTCATGTGCGTGCTGATGTGCATGTGGCTGGCCTGCAGCGTGCCGGCCAGCGCGAAGATGAGCGGGATGTACTCCTGGTccggcagcttctcgccaatGACCTCGACGTGCGGCGCCGGGCGCGCGGGCAGGCGGCACGAGAGCGGCGCATCGTTGTGGATGTAGAACTCGAGCAGGTGGAAGAAGGGGTCGGAGATGAGGGGGATGGTGCAGTTGAGCTCGCCCTCGACGCCGTAGTGGAACTGCAGCGGCTCGCCGGTTTCGTTGCAGGTCGGGAAGGGGATCCATTGCAGCTGGTGGTTGGCCAGCTCGATGTGCTCGCCGGTGTCACTGGGGGCTTCGAGTTAGTCGATGGCTTCGTCTCCAACGCGCTTCGTCTTCAGCGCTTCTGCGGCGACTCACGAGCTTCGGTTCATGCACTCCACGTGGATGGGCGCGCCGTAGTGGTACGACGGCAGAGGCACGTTGGCGGCCGCAAACGACGCCAGGCCGCCAACCAGCGCTGCGACGGCAAACAGCATGGCAATGGTGATGGAAGCTTAAGGTGGTTGGAGATGTGATGTTGGCTGCGGGCGAGCCTCGAGAGTCCGCAATtcggcgcttcttcttcgtctgcgTCGCTTCCACCAGGTTCAGATTCGGGATATGTTGCGATCCATCTGCTGGTTTGGCTGCGGCAAGTCAAGCAGATCCCTTTTCTCGTCGGCGTGTCATGAGCTGTCGAGATCTGGTCCCGTATTGGAGGGACATGCCAGAGATGCGCGCAGGGGGCAAGGGAGCTAATCTCACAGCCCTGCGCCACAAGCGTGGGAGGCTGTGGCTGGGGGATACAGTGCACATGTCAATCATTCCAACCAACTACAACGGATTCAACACTGGTGCATCGAATCggcatcaacagcttcaGTTAGAACTTGTACACCTTCAATTGCCAAAGTGTTATAATTGTACCTACAATACAGATCTTACTCTGCCAGCCCTTCATTTATCCACCGTTCCAGTCATCGTAATCACCAGCCACTCAATATCCCATCCCTCGCCGCCatacttcttctccagatGCTGCCTGATCATCTCCCTCACCTCCTCCACCGGATGCGCCTTTCGCACCTCCTCGCTCCAAAACGTATTCATCATCCACGGCAGCATCATTCCAAACGTCTTTAGGAAATCCGCCGCGTTCTCAACCTTGTACGTGCCCCAGTTCTCCTTGACAGCCACGTTGGCGAGCCCCAGCTCCTTCAGATGCCCCTCGATCCATGCCGCGTCGTCCCAGTGGCCGGACTTGTGAATCTGCATGGGCATTGGATATGGCATGGGCGCGTCAAAGGGGAGCGACTGCAGTGCCTCGCGAATGTTTGGGATCCAAAACTTGGTGCCGTTGCTCTTGGGAAATGTGGAAGCGCCGAACCTGCCGCCTGGCTTGAGCAGTCTCATGCAGTCTGGAAGAATTGTAAGTAAATGCCCTGATGAAAGAATATAGCGCTCCGTTAATATTACCTCTTACTGCGGCATCTGGGTCTGGGATGATGTGAAGTCCCAGAGCAATCGCCACGTGAGTGAATGAGCTCTCCGGAAGGCCTGTGTTCTATGACCATGAAGCGTATACATGATTAGCAAATAATCTTCACCAAGTTGTATCAAATAACACATCGTAAATACTCACCATGGCATCCAGCACCTTGGCCTCTACATTCACCCACTTCTCATTCACAATCCGCCTCTTCACCATATCCACCATGGCCGGAGAGCTATCAGCACAAGTAAACGAGCTCAGCCCAAGAATCTCGTCCGACAAGGCCGCCTGCACCTCCTGCGTCACCACGCCCGCTCCGCACGCACTGTCCAGCAGCGTCACAGGCTCGGTGACTTTGCCCTTGAGTCCAATGTCATTGACCAGCGGCTCGGCAACTAGTCGTATGACTCCTCGCGAGGCATCTATAAAGTCCTGTTCGAAAGTGGGTGTTTGCTGCGGCAGCGATTTGAAGTGCGCAGACATGGACTTTGCCATGGTTTCAATATCGTCTGTGGCAGC is drawn from Trichoderma atroviride chromosome 7, complete sequence and contains these coding sequences:
- a CDS encoding uncharacterized protein (EggNog:ENOG41~TransMembrane:4 (i12-32o71-92i104-127o147-165i)) is translated as MAQQKALRDWLYLFIIGTQLFGMLALDLVAFYPKSLYQSPSSPLHFLLSLRKFYVSSTGDPFFAHDSHQPWFQIFLYIEGLVQLPLAAYLVSQLASKRATSGPAELAGLAFGSVTFMGAAACCFELLHMGADMVSEEKKASLLYGTYLPFAVIPALLAVDMYLRLLPRVRESGAKAKTL
- a CDS encoding uncharacterized protein (EggNog:ENOG41~TransMembrane:1 (n2-13c18/19o232-255i)~SECRETED:SignalP(1-18)): MLFAVAALVGGLASFAAANVPLPSYHYGAPIHVECMNRSSDTGEHIELANHQLQWIPFPTCNETGEPLQFHYGVEGELNCTIPLISDPFFHLLEFYIHNDAPLSCRLPARPAPHVEVIGEKLPDQEYIPLIFALAGTLQASHMHISTHMNVLLHSMPKHHMHNHDSGVLDSAVSYSTSPMSHMAGSFTKKLIIGDPLPFSFSVRWFPTPMLPKTEGRVEWQGLGGHVYASTVFYSLVSFIAGLLVAGMYTLGVVLPRRLKGRSMGGATPLGYGVGNGWGYSKRKD
- a CDS encoding uncharacterized protein (EggNog:ENOG41) is translated as MAATDDIETMAKSMSAHFKSLPQQTPTFEQDFIDASRGVIRLVAEPLVNDIGLKGKVTEPVTLLDSACGAGVVTQEVQAALSDEILGLSSFTCADSSPAMVDMVKRRIVNEKWVNVEAKVLDAMNTGLPESSFTHVAIALGLHIIPDPDAAVRDCMRLLKPGGRFGASTFPKSNGTKFWIPNIREALQSLPFDAPMPYPMPMQIHKSGHWDDAAWIEGHLKELGLANVAVKENWGTYKVENAADFLKTFGMMLPWMMNTFWSEEVRKAHPVEEVREMIRQHLEKKYGGEGWDIEWLVITMTGTVDK